The Rattus rattus isolate New Zealand chromosome X, Rrattus_CSIRO_v1, whole genome shotgun sequence genome has a window encoding:
- the LOC116888281 gene encoding rho GTPase-activating protein 6 isoform X2: MLQSEVSFSMGGRHSSTDSNKASSGDISPYDNNSPVLSERSLLAMQEDRARGGSEKLYKVPEHYTLLDHLPSPKSKSRESSPGPRLGKDMSEEPFNIWGTWHSTLKSGSKDPGMTGSYGDIFESSSLRPRLCSLSQGNLSLNWPRCQGSTTGMDSGTQVIRRTQTAATVEQCNVHLPVSRVCSTPHIQDGGRGSRRPAARSEPFLSLNSTEDLAEGKEDVAWLQSQAQAVYQRPQESGRDDRRPPPPYPGSGKPATTSAQQPLEPPLWRLQRQEEGSETAVEEGGQQASGEHQTRPKKLSSAYSLSASEQDKQNLGEASWLDWQRERWQIWELLSTDNPDAS; this comes from the exons ATGCTTCAGTCGGAAGTTTCCTTTTCCATGGGAGGGAGGCATTCATCTACagactccaacaaggcctccaGTGGAGACATCTCCCCTTATGACAACAACTCCCCAGTACTGTCTGAGCGCTCCCTGCTGGCTATGCAAGAAGACAGGGCCCGGGGGGGCTCGGAGAAGCTTTATAAAGTGCCAGAGCATTATACACTGTTGGACCACTTGCCATCGCCAAAGTCGAAGTCAAGAGAAAGTTCTCCTGGACCAAGGCTTGGAAAAG ATATGTCAGAGGAGCCTTTCAATATCTGGGGAACTTGGCATTCAACATTAAAAAGCGGATCCAAAGACCCAGGAATGACAG GTTCCTATGGTGACATTTTTGAAAGCAGCTCCCTCCGACCGAGGCTGTGTTCCCTCTCTCAAGGGAACCTATCCCTGAATTGGCCTCGGTGTCAAGGGAGCACCACGGGGATGGACAGTGGCACTCAGGTAATTCGGAGGACTCAGACAGCGGCCACCGTGGAGCAGTGCAATGTCCACCTTCCGGTGTCACGTGTCTGCAGCACTCCCCACATCCAGGACGGCGGCAGGGGGTCCAGGCGGCCTGCAGCCAGGTCTGAGCCATTTTTGTCCTTAAACAGCACGGAAGACCTGGCCGAGGGCAAGGAGGATGTGGCCTGGCTGCAAAGCCAGGCCCAAGCTGTGTACCAGAGACCTCAGGAGAGTGGTAGAGATGACAGGCGCCCCCCTCCACCTTACCCAGGGTCAGGGAAGCCTGCCACGACCTCGGCCCAGCAGCCACTAGAGCCTCCCCTATGGAGgctccagaggcaggaagaaggttCAGAAACAGCTGTGGAAGAAGGAGGCCAGCAGGCCTCAGGGGAACATCAGACCAGGCCAAAAAAACTGAGCAGCGCCTACTCCCTCTCAGCCAGTGAGCAGGACAAGCAGAACTTAGGGGAAGCCAGCTGGCTCGACTGGCAGCGAGAGCGGTGGCAGATCTGGGAGCTCTTGTCGACTGACAACCCCGATGCCTCCTGA